Genomic segment of Oncorhynchus nerka isolate Pitt River linkage group LG10, Oner_Uvic_2.0, whole genome shotgun sequence:
aatggcattgattatgggagattgcctgaagctgattgcaggagtaacataaccattaattccacttggccagttacaggcctaaaccaaactagtggtctggctgatgtatgttggatgagtggagccaaagagggctgagacccattcttagaggagaatggcaaggtacgtgtggtctgaccagtttgataattccacggaccattgttgatgttgttgctgaacagctgctgagttctgtaaccaggggacctgaaaacattccatcccatgggagacagatgtagtagtgctccatggacagaggatgtagttgacatacacactaacctgttgggagtgccagtggggattcctcatgagtttcaggccttgggtaggaatgatggactctggcacttactacctactatgggtccagccatggtggatgctagacagactgcatggattaattatatctactatgatcaacagcgttttgtgaattactcccgtgatgcactcactagtatgtctgaacagcttgaggccacatttggggtttccagacagaatagacttgccttgaatatgcttcttgccagtcagggggacgtctgcaagatgttcggtaaacaatgttgcacgtatattcctaataccagtccagatgatagtttttaaacttcacaatctaaggcgggcttgatgcactgtctgctaagatgaggtccacggggggtggaggagtctgttctcttggcctggtttggtaagtacactggtatgatggttactggatttctgaccctaattcttgtattatttgttattgatgtgatgtgctgctcgcATCATACTGTGTTTGgacaagtctgttacagatgtggtgagggcttcaggcatgatgcctttgcttgatgctccagttggcgatgccgatacggaagcatgctttcaggggaggatgggactgactgatgatgacacatggtttggagtccctgggtggcaaggagcccacttggtacaggatagaagtagctgagaggaccagatggtttctaataattctttactctgttttccatgaccaaagttttatcctacatcttacatgtcaataacaataaagttttatcctgtttttgataagtgacacccttgggggggaacaaaggcatacaacaaaggcatatataacttgttattagtaataaactttttattattttcatgaaatgctatgactgctgaaataaaggataattgagtgacaccctagcaggagtaaaaagggggatccagttgcttttattgattaagcttctccattgtatgtcgtgtcccatctgggatgggaagagggggaaattatttttctttgtgggccatttccggatagacatatctagtttaggatatttttcctttttggattatgtcttcgtttttgcttggagtaatgtatctggactatatcacatctcttaggagatgtgaagagagggtatcacaactttttcctgctggaaaaagtgGGCCAATGTGGACaatcattttacttttattttgagctgttctccgctctgttaaatgagggttgtaagccaacttagtacatagtgggattgaatggagaacatgatggtaatacataaatatctatttctgtttaataccgtgccttatttcatagtccttttgggagaagtttctctttgtgtctggatccagttaggttgtgtcacgtctctggtgagacaTGAAGAGAGGattttgtaaggaattgctatttcgtatgcaggtgactaacttactgctaattacatggctacaactcacagtaaagcctgtggggtagctcccacattacacacataatctcctatgtaaccgaacactgtgtgcccgaagaagatcctacgatgacggacagacaactgagccaatggcggaagactacagactacaaccagctgaaccaatccggagatccgatcttcctagggtcaacctactttctgtgacgtatataagggctgtgctgactgtttacgctctctgcctgctgttccaacacgaactaacggaagagccgtatttacgtgtaccagatattctccctctgaaataaactgtcgcttgtcgtacaattttaacacctggtctgaatcgatccttaaccggctcacccttctaatatccttttatcaacactAGCTAGGtccagaagttgcggtcgaacaaataatgctttattaccaGTGTGGTATTTAAAGCACATtgttcgtggccggtgtttgcagacttttttgtacagctttgacagtgcttccgattgtagtagtggcgcttggcttgcacgtgcaaattcagaacagacaacattctataatagaactgtGTCATTTGacatgtatcttttttgacacgcaaagacccaaacagcgttccatagtatgtcgtgaagctaattgCAGTGACGCTGTTACTCCGCTAGGGCAACATCTGCAAAATagtgcacttggtagtgtgtaccagtgctcgaccagtcggcgaaagccaacatcacccacgacagagaacagttgattgtcaagggcaatgaattccattatcctggtgttaatggattcgcctttgagttgtctcgctgaaattgttactctttcaaatgactgctcgacttgttgactgctcgatccacactgCAGACATTGTGGACTAGgataggaatgctgtgttgcaagTGTAGCGCATaattttacgtggcgtcattacgtcatttACCTACCGGTTTTGCACACCGGCGTTAAACTGGACATCCCTAGTTGTAACGTGCATCCCtagttgtaacgtaacaaaatgtggaaaaagtgaaggggtttgaatactttccgaatatactgtatatggatgatttataaagccaggcacatttaacagttaagctattgattatagacctaattaagttTGGGTTTCCCATCTCCTCAATTTTCTTAGGCATGGGCTGTTTTCTCGTCTCTGCGGCTGCTGCCTCCGCCGCATTGTTCTCAATCCTAATACGCTGGTTAACTTTGCttttatgcacatagcaacatagggaAAGGTGCCAATTCTACGACGCACCTAAGATTATGATTCAGAACCGCGGACAGCGATCGTATCCAACGCGGGAGAAAGCACatgttataaaataatattcaatttcttagtgttgcaccattatttttacataatataaccaCATACAACTTCAGTATTACATGTCATACGAGTGATGGACTGTGCAATCCCCGTGGGCCCCCACAATGGATTAGACAGGagcgaatcagacaggtgtcttgcGCACCATGAATTTGCTCAACTAAAGAAATCTCAGTCCAAAGAATCGACCAGTCGGCTAAATAGGTTCAGCCCTACATTGTGTGGTTTTCCATTTGTTTTTAACAGAAAAGTAGACTAGTATTCAAAGCTGTTTTACCTTGTACACAGGAGATGTGTTCACTGCTGAGTTGCTGCTGAGGTGGTGGTTTATCCCTGTGGATGGTTGGCAGGCTTACAGGAGATTCCCGGAAGCCCAGCCCGACCCTGTCCCCAACCTTGGCTGCATTACTCGCCACCTCATTCCCTATGTGTCCATTTGTCCCACACACCCAAGGGTCTGAGGAAAAATAGGAGATGGGTGCAGATCATgtaggacagcggagtcaatcaccaccttccggagacacctgaaaccccacctctttaaggaatacctaggataggataaagtaatccttctccccctccccccttaaaagacctagatgcactattgtaaagtggctgttccactggatgtcataaggtgaaagcaccaatttgtaagtcgctctggataagagcgtctgctaaatgacttaaatgtaatgtaaatgtaaatatgtaaaAATATTAACATTTATTAACCATTTCAGCTCTACAGAACAGTCTGTGATCATTCTTTCTTTCATGAAATGCTACTGCtcctttttttaaacaaaaaataaataaagggggTAGAGGGAAACAAGTCATTCTGATGCAACTTCCAGTTTACATGTTggcatatattaatatatattcaTGTTTCATGACACATGCAACATTAAATTTGGTCCAAAAACAACAATATTATACATACCATCTCCAGCCTCTATATCTTCCCTTCCCTTAAAGCAGCCCTGAGTTCCCCCATGCAGATAGGATCTTCCTGGCTTCCGTCTGTTGTGGAGATGTTTGTTCCTGCTCCCGAGGTGCCACCTCCTAGGCCTAGCTCGCCTGTACCCCAGGCCCAAAGACCCAGCCCATTTAGCCAGCTGGCACCATGTCCGCCAATGCAGGGCCAAGCGAGTGTGGCGGTTCACAGTCCTACTGAGTCTATACCAGCGCAGCAGCCTCCGCATCCTGAACCCATTGGGCTGTGTTTTTATTTGTGAGGGGCTACCAGAGTCACTGGCTGTGGATCTACTCTGATGATGTGATGGCGATAGAAGTGGTGCAGTCCAATCATCCTCTCCTGGTTCTTCCCAACTGAAATCCTCCTCCTTATCCTCTTCGGGGTCCATATCCATACGTTCTTCCATGCCCCACATGCTAGCTTCCTCCTCAGGCCGCCCTAGCTTGAAATGCATGGAACTTCTATGGACATGATGAGGCGTTCTGGAGTCCACCAGATATCCTGGTCCAGTGGCCTCCTGTCTGACTGTCTCAGGTTCCCCTGCCAGTGTCAGCTCATTGGTCCAGTGGTTCTGTGCCAAGCTGTCTCCACTGTCTCGCATCACTCTCTCCACGGGCCCTCCACCAACAACACCTGCTTATAGCCTCTGCCTGGAATACAAAACAAGTGGTGGAAATTGTAGTTAAGGAACAGGTGATACTTAAACCATTCATTCCCACATTTTTCCCAGACAAGTCACTATGCAAATCGTATGCGATTAGTAACCCTAACATGTGGTAATCCATATTGCTttttagagagagaagagagtagagagagtgaaacatAGTGCTCTGCCTATAATAAAATTAACTGCCATTTTCCCCTAATCCTTAGCCCCAATACAGtacattcgtaaagtattcagacccctttgacttttttcacattgttACGTAACATCCTTATTCGAAaaaggattaaataaaacattttcctcatcaaagTGAAAACTGGTTTTAAAAAACTggtttgcaagatcgaatccctgagctgaaaaggtacaaatctgtctgtCAAAatcataggccgtcattgaaaatgagaatttgttcttaactgacttgcctagctaaaaaaaaaggttacattttttttttttttttaaacaggtcTACTGCTACATCAGCCCCAATTGTAAAAATAGGTGTACTCCTGCATTTCAGCCCTAATATTCATACGAAACAGGTCCACACCTGTACTTCAGCTCCAATTTACATACCTACAAAGTCCGCACCTGTGCATAAACCCAATTAGTCAATTGGTCCTATGTgcatcagttggtagagcatggcgctagCAAAGgcaggattgtgggttcaattccccttTGGGGACCAGTTAGAAAATATAGGCACTCACGACTTCGAGTAGCTCTGGataaagagcgtctgctaaatgactaaaatgtaaaactAAGCCAGGTCTAAATGTCCTCCAAGCCTGAATACTCAAACTGTAAACCACCCCTGCACCTCAGCTCCAGAACTTTTACAAACCAGGTCCACACCTTTGAGTCCCAATGCTAATATAAAGACCTACACCTGCATATTCCAGATCAAATACCCCTACGAACCAGGTTTACACCTGTGGCTATGTCCCAACACTGATAAACCAGGTCTACCCTTGTGATTAATTCAGCAAACCTCACATAAACCAGGTCCACCATTGATCGAGAGAAACCTAGACATTAAGTACTTGTTAAGTTATTAAACTAATTTAGTTTATGATGTATCTATACATGGCCAATTCCCCAAAATAACAAAATATGAAGTTTGTCGAAGAATCACTGATTTAACACATATGTAAAGGCTAATGGAGAATGGAAAAATAATCTGTAAGATCATATTGGTCAAGTATATCCATAAACCAACTCAAATCTactgaaaaaataaatacatctgcTATAATTAAATATGTATAATAAATTGGAGCAAATGTGACcgctatacactatatatacaataaTATGTGGATTAGagatcgaccgattaatcggaatggccgattaattagggccgatttcaagttttcataacaatcggaaatcggtatttttggaggccgatttggcaaaaaaaaaaaaaatttacacctttatttaatctttatttaactaggcaagtcagttaagaacacattcttattttcaatgacggtctaggaacggtgggttaactgcctcgttcaggggcagaaagacagattttcaccttgtcagcccgggggatccaatcttgcaaccttacagttaactagtccaacgcaataacgacctgcctctctctcgttgcactccacaaggagactgcatgttacgcaaatgcagtaagccaaggtaagttgctagctagcattaaacttatcttataaaaaacaatcaatcataatcactagttaactacacatggttcatgatattactagatattatctagtgtgtcctgtgttgcatataatctgactgagtatacaagtatctaagtatctgactgagcggtggtaggcagaagcaggcgtgtaaacattcattcaaacagcactttcgtgcgttttgccagcagctct
This window contains:
- the senp3a gene encoding sentrin-specific protease 3a translates to MRDSGDSLAQNHWTNELTLAGEPETVRQEATGPGYLVDSRTPHHVHRSSMHFKLGRPEEEASMWGMEERMDMDPEEDKEEDFSWEEPGEDDWTAPLLSPSHHQSRSTASDSGSPSQIKTQPNGFRMRRLLRWYRLSRTVNRHTRLALHWRTWCQLAKWAGSLGLGYRRARPRRWHLGSRNKHLHNRRKPGRSYLHGGTQGCFKGREDIEAGDDPWVCGTNGHIGNEVASNAAKVGDRVGLGFRESPVSLPTIHRDKPPPQQQLSSEHISCVQGMLNEFLHQYGSMIPIHVDEVVDKLQEIFPSKSFSEPHRKVVVQHLLQSYQRLSGTAMVRGFRVNYKRHTLTMDDLSTLYGQNWLNDQIMNMYGDMVMDTVPEEVHFFNSFFYDKLRTKGYDGVKRWTKNVNIFQKRLLLIPIHLEVHWSLVCVDVPQRAITYFDSQRTLNRRCPKHIAKYLQAEAIKKEQKDFITGWKGFFKMNVGRQNNDSDCGAFVLQYCKCLALEQPFRFGQLDMPKLRRLMYKELCHCKLSL